A single Pseudomonas putida DNA region contains:
- the ribE gene encoding 6,7-dimethyl-8-ribityllumazine synthase: MTLKTIEGTFIAPKGRYALVVGRFNSFVVESLVSGAVDTLVRHGVSESDITIIRAPGAFEIPLVAQKVAQQGEYDAIIALGAVIRGGTPHFEYVAGECTKGLAQVSMEFGVPVAFGVLTVDSIEQAIERSGTKAGNKGGEAALSALEMVSLLAQLEAK, translated from the coding sequence ATGACCCTGAAGACCATCGAAGGTACCTTCATCGCCCCCAAAGGTCGCTATGCTTTGGTGGTTGGCCGCTTCAACAGCTTCGTCGTCGAAAGCCTGGTAAGCGGCGCCGTTGATACCCTGGTACGCCACGGTGTCAGCGAAAGCGACATCACCATCATCCGTGCCCCGGGTGCGTTCGAAATCCCGCTGGTGGCACAGAAAGTCGCCCAGCAGGGCGAATACGACGCGATCATCGCCCTGGGCGCAGTGATCCGTGGCGGTACCCCGCACTTTGAATACGTGGCGGGCGAATGCACCAAGGGCCTGGCCCAGGTGTCCATGGAGTTCGGCGTACCGGTGGCCTTCGGCGTTCTGACCGTCGACTCCATCGAGCAAGCCATCGAGCGCTCCGGCACCAAGGCTGGCAACAAAGGCGGTGAAGCTGCCCTGTCCGCTCTGGAAATGGTCAGCCTGCTGGCGCAGTTGGAGGCCAAGTGA
- the ribBA gene encoding bifunctional 3,4-dihydroxy-2-butanone-4-phosphate synthase/GTP cyclohydrolase II produces MALNSIEELVEDIRQGKMVILMDDEDRENEGDIIMAAECCLPEHINFMAKHARGLICMPMTRERCETLKLPLMAPRNGSGFGTKFTVSIEAAEGVTTGISAADRARTVQAAAAKDAKAEDIVSPGHIFPLMAQPGGTLARAGHTEAACDLARMAGFEPSGVICEVMNDDGTMSRRAELEVFAAEHGLKIGTIADLIHYRMIHERTVQRVSEQPIESELGEFNLVTYRDAVEGDVHMALTLGNICAEEPTLVRVHNMDPLRDLLLVKQPGRWSLRAAMAAVAEAGSGVVLLLGHPLDGDVLLAHIRESAGDAPTKAPTTYSTVGAGSQILRDLGVRKMRLMSSPMKFNAISGFDLEVVEYVPSE; encoded by the coding sequence GTGGCGCTCAACAGCATCGAAGAACTGGTCGAAGACATCCGCCAGGGCAAAATGGTCATCCTCATGGATGACGAAGACCGCGAGAACGAAGGCGACATCATCATGGCCGCCGAGTGCTGCCTGCCTGAGCACATCAACTTCATGGCCAAGCACGCCCGCGGCCTGATCTGCATGCCGATGACCCGCGAGCGCTGCGAGACACTGAAGCTGCCGCTGATGGCACCGCGCAACGGCTCGGGCTTCGGCACCAAGTTCACCGTGTCGATCGAAGCCGCCGAAGGCGTCACCACCGGCATTTCCGCCGCCGACCGCGCCCGCACCGTGCAGGCTGCAGCAGCCAAGGACGCCAAGGCTGAAGACATCGTCAGCCCGGGCCACATCTTCCCGCTGATGGCCCAGCCTGGCGGCACCCTGGCCCGCGCCGGCCACACCGAAGCGGCCTGCGACCTGGCGCGCATGGCTGGCTTCGAGCCGAGCGGCGTGATCTGCGAAGTGATGAACGACGACGGCACCATGTCGCGCCGCGCCGAGCTGGAAGTGTTCGCCGCCGAGCATGGCCTGAAGATCGGCACCATCGCCGACCTGATCCACTACCGCATGATCCACGAGCGCACCGTGCAGCGCGTCTCCGAGCAGCCGATCGAGAGCGAACTGGGTGAGTTCAACCTGGTTACCTACCGCGACGCGGTGGAAGGTGACGTGCACATGGCCCTGACCCTGGGCAACATCTGCGCCGAAGAGCCGACCCTGGTGCGTGTGCACAACATGGACCCGCTGCGTGACTTGCTGCTGGTCAAGCAGCCTGGCCGCTGGAGCCTGCGCGCGGCCATGGCCGCCGTAGCCGAGGCTGGCAGTGGCGTGGTGTTGCTGCTGGGCCACCCGCTGGACGGCGACGTGCTGTTGGCGCATATCCGCGAAAGCGCGGGCGATGCACCGACCAAGGCGCCGACCACCTACAGCACCGTCGGTGCCGGTTCGCAGATCCTGCGCGACCTCGGTGTGCGCAAGATGCGCCTGATGAGTTCGCCGATGAAGTTCAATGCGATATCCGGATTCGATCTGGAAGTTGTAGAATACGTGCCCTCCGAGTGA
- a CDS encoding riboflavin synthase: protein MFTGIIESIGTIRSMTPKGGDVRVYVETGKLDLGDVKLGDSIAVNGVCLTAVELPGNGFWADVSVETLKRTAFIDLKSGSKVNLEKALTPTTRLGGHLVSGHVDGVGEIISRSDNARAIQFRVRAPKELAKYIAHKGSITVDGTSLTVNEVNGAEFELTIVPHTLSETIMADYRAGRRVNLEVDLLARYLERLLLGDKAAEPSKGSGITESFLAANGFLKS, encoded by the coding sequence ATGTTCACCGGCATCATCGAATCCATCGGCACCATTCGCAGCATGACCCCCAAGGGCGGTGACGTGCGCGTATACGTCGAAACCGGCAAGCTCGACCTGGGTGACGTCAAGCTCGGCGACAGCATTGCCGTCAACGGCGTGTGCCTGACCGCCGTCGAGCTGCCGGGTAATGGTTTCTGGGCCGACGTCAGCGTCGAGACCCTCAAGCGCACCGCCTTCATCGACCTTAAAAGCGGTAGCAAGGTCAACCTGGAGAAAGCCCTGACCCCGACCACCCGTTTGGGCGGCCACCTGGTCAGCGGCCACGTCGACGGCGTCGGCGAAATCATCTCGCGCAGCGATAACGCCCGCGCCATCCAGTTCCGCGTGCGTGCACCCAAGGAGCTGGCCAAGTACATCGCCCACAAGGGTTCGATCACCGTCGACGGCACCAGCCTGACGGTCAACGAGGTCAATGGCGCCGAATTCGAGCTGACCATTGTCCCGCACACCCTGTCCGAAACCATCATGGCCGACTACCGCGCAGGGCGTCGGGTGAACCTTGAGGTCGACTTGCTGGCCCGTTACCTGGAGCGTCTGCTGCTGGGCGACAAGGCCGCCGAACCGAGCAAGGGCAGTGGCATTACCGAAAGCTTCCTGGCCGCCAACGGCTTCTTGAAATCCTGA